One genomic region from Streptomyces venezuelae encodes:
- a CDS encoding DNA polymerase beta superfamily protein: MTPDELVRDHTIYSCVMGSRAFGLATEGSDTDVRGVYLAPTPLFWRFDKPPAHVEGPGEDQFSWELERFCELALRNNPNVLECLHSPVVEHVNDLGRELLSLRGAFLSRQAHQTFVRYAGGQRRKLDADVRQHGQPRWKHAMHLLRLLASCRDLLRTGELRVDVGEERDRYLAVKRGEVSWQEVESWMDRLQDEADLAHDTSPLPAVPDHARVQDFLIRARRASL, encoded by the coding sequence ATGACTCCGGACGAGCTGGTGCGCGACCACACGATCTACTCCTGCGTGATGGGCTCGCGCGCCTTCGGTCTGGCCACCGAGGGCAGCGACACCGACGTGCGGGGCGTCTATCTCGCCCCGACGCCGCTCTTCTGGCGGTTCGACAAGCCCCCGGCCCATGTGGAGGGCCCGGGCGAGGACCAGTTCAGCTGGGAGCTGGAGCGCTTCTGCGAGCTGGCCCTGCGCAACAACCCGAACGTCCTGGAGTGCCTGCACTCCCCCGTCGTCGAGCACGTGAACGACCTCGGGCGCGAACTGCTCTCCCTGCGCGGGGCGTTCCTCTCCCGGCAGGCCCACCAGACCTTCGTCCGGTACGCCGGCGGCCAGCGCCGCAAGCTGGACGCGGACGTCCGTCAGCACGGGCAGCCGCGCTGGAAGCACGCGATGCACCTGCTGCGACTGCTGGCGAGCTGCCGCGACCTGCTGCGCACGGGCGAGCTCCGCGTCGACGTCGGCGAGGAGCGCGACCGCTACCTCGCGGTCAAGCGCGGCGAGGTGTCCTGGCAGGAGGTCGAGTCCTGGATGGACCGCCTCCAGGACGAGGCGGACCTCGCCCACGACACCAGCCCGCTCCCGGCCGTCCCGGACCACGCCCGCGTGCAGGACTTCCTGATCCGCGCCCGCCGCGCCTCGCTCTGA
- a CDS encoding NUDIX hydrolase, with product MNTPKAPEGYDRYAFEPFAVTVDLAVLTVREERLHVLLVQRGQEPYAGEWALPGGFVLPRESAETAARRELAEETGLPGATVEALHLEQLRTYSEPDRDPRMRVVSVAFTALVPGLPEPRGGGDAAEARWLPYGSHGPLAFDHDRILADARERVGAKLEYSCLATAFCPPEFTLGELRQVYETVWGVELDRPNFRRKVLTTPGFVRAVEGPPRRTGGRGKPAALYRAGEATALHPPLLRPEGRST from the coding sequence ATGAACACCCCCAAGGCGCCCGAGGGCTACGACAGGTACGCCTTCGAACCCTTCGCCGTCACCGTCGACCTCGCCGTCCTCACCGTCCGCGAGGAACGCCTGCACGTCCTCCTCGTCCAGCGAGGCCAGGAGCCGTACGCGGGGGAGTGGGCGCTGCCCGGCGGCTTCGTCCTGCCCCGCGAGTCAGCCGAGACGGCCGCCCGCCGCGAGCTCGCGGAGGAGACCGGGCTGCCCGGGGCCACCGTCGAGGCACTCCACCTCGAACAGCTCCGGACCTACAGCGAACCCGACCGGGACCCCCGGATGCGGGTGGTCTCCGTCGCCTTCACCGCGCTCGTCCCCGGCCTGCCCGAGCCACGCGGCGGCGGCGACGCGGCCGAGGCGCGGTGGCTGCCCTACGGCTCGCACGGGCCGCTGGCCTTCGACCACGACCGGATCCTCGCCGACGCCCGCGAGCGCGTCGGCGCCAAGCTCGAGTACTCGTGCCTCGCCACCGCCTTCTGCCCGCCGGAGTTCACCCTCGGTGAGCTGCGGCAGGTGTACGAGACGGTCTGGGGCGTCGAACTCGACCGCCCCAACTTCCGGCGCAAGGTCCTCACCACACCCGGCTTCGTCCGGGCCGTGGAGGGCCCGCCGCGCCGCACCGGCGGACGGGGGAAACCGGCCGCGCTCTACCGGGCGGGAGAGGCCACGGCCCTCCACCCGCCGCTGCTCCGACCGGAAGGACGATCCACATGA
- a CDS encoding ADP-ribosylglycohydrolase family protein has protein sequence MTRQTAKKAATGALIGLALGDALGFPTEFHDVPSILAKHGPWRRAPLPVTRGTAYVTDDTQMTLALARAVRACEERGVAGPERLADTIRREYVAWYHSPDNNRAPGNTCLRACALLDGDGLWQDASQIHSKGCGANMRVAPLGLRHVYDEQTAGAAQLQAALTHGHPTALAASDLTARAVWLLARGVDPTGIVGQLRSYAYENRDRYHERWLGDLWTRSQDPSAGHFVRRGWDECLAVLERLDAVQRTADPELDPCEYTGDGWIAEEAFATGLLCFLLFPDEPLTALRRAACTRGDSDSIAALAGAFAGAHLGADAWPEEWTRHIEYRSELLAFGALWDV, from the coding sequence ATGACGCGGCAGACCGCCAAGAAGGCCGCCACCGGGGCGCTGATCGGGCTGGCGCTCGGCGACGCGCTGGGCTTCCCGACCGAGTTCCACGACGTGCCGTCGATCCTCGCGAAGCACGGGCCCTGGCGGAGGGCCCCACTGCCCGTGACCCGCGGCACGGCGTACGTCACCGACGACACCCAGATGACGCTCGCCCTCGCCCGGGCCGTCAGGGCGTGCGAGGAGCGGGGCGTGGCGGGCCCCGAGCGGCTCGCCGACACCATCCGCAGGGAGTACGTCGCCTGGTACCACTCGCCCGACAACAACCGAGCCCCCGGCAACACCTGCCTCCGCGCCTGCGCCCTCCTCGACGGCGACGGCCTCTGGCAGGACGCCAGCCAGATCCACTCCAAGGGCTGCGGCGCCAACATGCGGGTCGCCCCGCTCGGACTCCGGCACGTGTACGACGAGCAGACCGCCGGAGCCGCCCAGCTCCAGGCCGCCCTCACCCACGGCCACCCCACCGCCCTCGCCGCCTCCGACCTCACCGCCCGCGCCGTGTGGCTGCTCGCCCGGGGCGTGGACCCGACCGGGATCGTCGGACAGCTGCGCTCGTACGCGTACGAGAACCGGGACCGCTACCACGAGCGCTGGCTCGGCGACCTGTGGACCCGCTCCCAGGACCCCAGCGCCGGGCACTTCGTCCGGCGCGGCTGGGACGAGTGCCTGGCCGTCCTGGAACGCCTCGACGCCGTCCAGCGCACGGCCGACCCGGAGCTCGACCCCTGCGAGTACACCGGCGACGGCTGGATCGCCGAGGAGGCCTTCGCGACCGGCCTGCTCTGCTTCCTTCTCTTCCCCGACGAGCCGCTCACCGCCCTGCGCAGGGCGGCCTGCACGCGCGGAGACTCCGACTCGATCGCCGCCCTCGCGGGCGCCTTCGCCGGCGCGCACCTGGGCGCCGACGCCTGGCCGGAGGAGTGGACGCGGCACATCGAGTACCGGAGCGAACTGCTGGCCTTCGGGGCGCTCTGGGACGTCTGA